Proteins from a genomic interval of Sulfolobales archaeon:
- a CDS encoding BMP family protein yields MEQLEVAGVRIAILGSIAIVLVIIAAISSLYILGGGLSPSPQKGSTITTQTARSIKIAVIYVTPIDEPWNQAMHGAMEWARENLGIIYSYVERVSEADVERVIRQYIQAGYDIIIPHSWGYHQTTIKVAREYPNVSFAQGSGPTNIEYPRNVLVYDYWIQEAAYLAGVAAGKLTKSNLVGVVAAYPVPDVVRLINAFAAGARSVNPNVKIRAIFIENWFDPVKAKEAAKALIASGADVIYGDSYGADQAAEEAYRSGRTVYFFGTIIDYSKLAPNTLVASIVWDLRPFIKYLAEMKSNGTWVGGIAKWGIKEGWAKLVWNPSFAQKNQALVAEVERVKQDIVEGRISVPIIEDWDPRRWG; encoded by the coding sequence TTGGAACAGCTTGAGGTGGCTGGGGTGAGGATCGCGATCTTAGGATCTATAGCTATAGTGCTAGTGATAATCGCAGCCATCTCCTCCCTCTACATCCTAGGAGGAGGCCTATCCCCCAGCCCTCAGAAGGGGTCTACGATCACCACTCAAACAGCTAGGAGCATCAAGATCGCTGTAATATATGTAACACCGATCGACGAGCCGTGGAACCAGGCCATGCATGGAGCAATGGAATGGGCTAGGGAGAACCTGGGGATCATATATAGCTATGTTGAAAGGGTATCCGAGGCAGATGTTGAAAGGGTTATAAGACAGTATATACAGGCTGGATATGACATCATAATACCCCATAGCTGGGGCTATCACCAAACAACCATCAAGGTTGCGAGGGAGTATCCCAATGTTAGCTTCGCCCAGGGATCGGGGCCAACGAATATTGAGTATCCAAGAAATGTTCTTGTATATGACTACTGGATCCAGGAGGCGGCATATCTAGCAGGAGTCGCTGCTGGGAAGCTTACAAAGAGCAACCTGGTAGGGGTTGTAGCAGCATACCCGGTACCAGATGTTGTTAGGCTTATAAACGCCTTTGCAGCAGGCGCTAGATCAGTAAATCCCAATGTGAAGATAAGGGCTATATTTATAGAAAACTGGTTCGACCCCGTAAAGGCTAAGGAGGCTGCGAAGGCCCTCATAGCATCGGGAGCAGATGTGATATATGGTGATAGCTATGGCGCTGACCAGGCTGCGGAGGAGGCATATAGATCTGGTAGAACGGTCTATTTCTTCGGAACAATAATAGATTATAGCAAACTAGCACCCAACACCCTTGTGGCTAGCATTGTATGGGATCTAAGGCCATTCATAAAATACCTAGCCGAGATGAAGTCCAACGGCACATGGGTTGGGGGGATAGCGAAGTGGGGAATCAAGGAGGGATGGGCAAAGCTAGTGTGGAACCCGAGCTTTGCACAGAAGAACCAAGCATTGGTTGCAGAGGTTGAGAGGGTTAAGCAAGATATAGTCGAGGGCAGGATATCTGTCCCCATAATAGAGGATTGGGATCCTAGGAGGTGGGGTTGA
- a CDS encoding aromatic ring-hydroxylating dioxygenase subunit alpha — MIQDPVLVNDWHVVARSSDLTVGRVLRARLLGEDIVLWRSSSGSVMAWQDLCIHRGARLSLGWVSGDRLVCPYHGWEYDVNGICVRIPAHPDQRPPIKARVKTYRAVERYGYIWVSLGDPKADVPYFAEWYDSSFRKIYCGPYRIRSSGPRAIENFLDVAHFPFVHAGLLGDPSRPEIPDYEVVRTEEGIVARNIRVWQPNPDGTGVGRWEVYTYKVLRPLTAYFTKESDGKIFSIFYTVTPVEQTESIGWMIIAMNYAHEVPEDQIRSFQDKIVSQDIPVVESQRPELLPLDLQAELHLRSDKISIAYRMWLRELGLTFGTA, encoded by the coding sequence TTGATCCAGGATCCCGTGTTGGTTAATGACTGGCATGTGGTAGCCAGATCATCAGATCTCACTGTTGGGAGAGTTTTGAGGGCAAGGCTCTTGGGGGAGGATATAGTGCTCTGGAGATCCAGCAGTGGCTCTGTAATGGCATGGCAGGATCTATGTATCCATAGGGGTGCAAGGCTCTCTCTAGGATGGGTTAGCGGTGATAGGCTTGTATGCCCATACCATGGGTGGGAGTATGATGTTAATGGGATATGTGTTAGGATCCCGGCTCACCCTGATCAGAGGCCTCCTATAAAGGCTAGGGTGAAGACATATAGGGCTGTTGAGAGATACGGCTATATATGGGTCTCCCTCGGAGATCCAAAGGCTGATGTCCCGTACTTCGCTGAGTGGTATGACAGCTCATTTAGAAAGATCTATTGCGGGCCGTATAGGATTAGAAGTAGCGGGCCTAGAGCGATAGAGAACTTCCTAGATGTAGCCCACTTCCCATTCGTACATGCAGGCCTCCTAGGAGATCCCAGCAGGCCCGAGATACCGGATTACGAGGTTGTGAGGACGGAGGAGGGGATCGTGGCTAGGAATATCAGGGTGTGGCAGCCAAACCCAGACGGCACGGGGGTTGGTAGGTGGGAGGTATATACATATAAGGTTCTAAGGCCCCTCACAGCATATTTCACAAAGGAATCAGATGGGAAGATCTTCTCTATATTCTACACAGTAACACCTGTGGAGCAGACTGAGAGTATTGGGTGGATGATAATCGCTATGAACTATGCCCACGAAGTTCCAGAGGATCAGATAAGGAGCTTTCAGGATAAGATCGTCTCCCAGGATATCCCTGTCGTCGAGTCCCAGAGGCCCGAGCTATTACCCCTAGATCTGCAGGCGGAGCTCCACCTGAGATCCGATAAGATCTCGATAGCATATAGGATGTGGCTTAGGGAGCTAGGCCTCACATTTGGAACAGCTTGA